The Roseococcus microcysteis genome contains a region encoding:
- a CDS encoding type I polyketide synthase, whose product MTVPTLAGGGPPIAIVGAACRLPGAPDLGAFARLLEAGLDAVTEVPADRFTQARFLHPRPGEVGRAPHFRAGTIGDVAGFDAPAFGISPREADETDPQQRLLLVLTRRALEDAGWPEDRVSGQPIGVYVGGSTTDYGNLHQEDTGAGDRYTMAGSALSILANRIGNVFDLRGPAMTVDTACSSALVALHEACEALRHGRIPAAVVGGVNMLLSPFPFGGFWRAGMLSARGRCQAFGAGADGYVRAEGGVVLVLKPLAAALADGDLVRGVILASGVNGAGRTNGISLPDAGAQAALIASVLRAGRVKPAGLGYFEAHGTGTPAGDPIEAAAIAQAVQGRRTVLPIGSVKSNIGHTEAAAGLVGLLKALVVLETGRIPATLHCETPNPNIPFDRLGLIPATRPMPFAGGAVAVNSFGFGGTNACALLGEAPPPPVARADAGEAPPLILSAQSHTALRRLAGDWAALLAKVPPDRAAALARGQARHRALRAHRLVLRGPRPARALSGFARGEEVPGLATGKAGHGVGVGFLFTGNGAAWARMGAAEMRGSAPFRAAVERADAALAPHLGWSVAAMLERGVTKAELARTAIAQPLLFTIQHAIVAALAAEGITPAFCIGHSVGEVAAAEAAGLLSLRQAARLIAARSRHQEARRGVGRMAVLGASPEDALPVLAECSAGEDWPIEIAAVNTPASLTVAGPEPALARLAEAAAARRWAWLALDLDYAFHSAAMDPVRAGLLRDLRGLRGREGGVPLISTVTGQALDPAECDAAYWWRNLREPVRFADAMATGLARNPALLVEIGPRPLLQGYLRTLLRAAGREVPGMATLRPHRARQANPFPALADAATAQGADPRASRAFQGPAEFRALPALPLEPQPHWLPRSVETRPLLHTPPEGGLLGYRHGEAGEEWRNTLDTSGAPWLADHALGHQPIMPAAAMVEMALEAGFLRHAATPWLEVTDFTILRPLPLVPDALRELRTRLDEEGNFRLKSRRRLGTEAWALHATARLSALPPPPEPEGPTEAVGEWQDGAALTQAAARLGLDYGPAFRPVTRFATCRETGQVRLELDLPATAPPDDAFHLHPVRLDGALQGLLGLLGGAEEGPARDGFLPVRFGRVLARREGGVAVAAEIAITAPGERGVAARITLRDALGRAVARLEEATFQRVPLGERAAAPPVFHGEWVPAAVPLGWPEPAPALDPAALDPPPAGAPLEEAALLLSAHAAAAAQEAGLATAEGPLALALRAHLGPAAQELPAAHAIWQQVMLDAPALAQELATLAEAAEALPAALLGLPMPPARLSPDAESLRLLGAALAHGAARLLEGWPADRPCRVLLAGATEGPLLPALRAALPPAARLIATHLPGQRPPPVPPGVELAEWDPAGPDAPPAEAELVLALALSPRRAGGQALAEGLRRAAAPGGALLLAEPLPALFWDMTEGLAAEWWTTRRLLDAAGWNAALLGGGWDRPRVLPLPPLPWPAALVAAAMPESGQLLPAAMGRHFALWNGPAKQEWAHALAEALAAAGARVSRLPDHPAPAALRGATLLAWPEPGPEGLAAVAQLAATAEGAAEGLHLITRGATTRPGAAGLLALGRVLANEMTGLRPRRHDLDLGLDPQAAARRLAATLLTPPDAEAEQLLTPAGRLVPRVAAGVPAPPPPPGPLRLGVGVPGQLGTLGWQPAPDVTAHTLGPGEVRLSVQAVGLNFRDVMWAQGLLPEDILRAGFAGPGLGMELAGVVEAVGPGCALAPGQAVLGVAPRALATRAVTREEALVPRPGWLSPEEAAGLPVAFLTAVHALEELGRIGPGDRVLIHGGAGAVGLAALQVALAAGARVAATAGTEARRALLRAAGAEVALDSRSASFAEELRAHWPAPPGEGCVDLCLNSLSGEAMERSLSLMAPFGRFLELGKRDYAEARRAPLRPLRRNVSYFAVDVDELARARPALARRHLESLMRRLEEGVFRPLPVRVHAAATVEDAFRRLQAGGHVGKLVIRPPEEAIEASAHPAWTPLQARWGDGWVVVVGGTTGFGLEAARWLAGQGARRLALLSRRGAAAPGAVEAAASLGPMTRLLACDATDAAALSAALDTLRAEAPITGVVHAAAVLSDGVAARLDIRAARAVWDAKVTAAEHLDRLTEPDAPGLFLLFSSATVPIGSPGQAAYVAANAGMEALARRRRAQGRPALAVQWGPISDAGMLAGQEARAEGLARRLGAVALTAREALDRLPALLASGVAVAGVARLDWPAARRSLALLAEPPFLALAGQVGAEGEAEEISLPALRAMAEDAAREAIQRMVGVEIGRILRLPAHSIALDAPLAGLGLDSLGGLELRTALERRFSVSLPLQGVGEGLTVQRVAQLLLEGLKPGREAAE is encoded by the coding sequence ATGACCGTACCTACCTTGGCCGGCGGCGGCCCGCCTATCGCCATCGTGGGCGCGGCCTGCCGCCTGCCCGGCGCGCCGGACCTCGGCGCTTTCGCGCGCCTGCTGGAGGCGGGGCTGGACGCCGTGACCGAGGTGCCCGCCGACCGCTTCACCCAGGCCCGCTTCCTGCACCCCCGCCCGGGTGAGGTCGGCCGCGCCCCGCATTTCCGTGCCGGCACCATCGGCGATGTCGCGGGCTTCGACGCGCCCGCCTTCGGCATCTCCCCGCGCGAGGCCGATGAGACGGACCCGCAGCAGCGCCTGCTGCTGGTGCTGACGCGCCGCGCCCTGGAAGATGCCGGCTGGCCCGAGGACCGCGTGTCCGGCCAGCCCATCGGCGTCTATGTCGGCGGCTCCACGACGGATTACGGCAACCTCCACCAGGAGGACACCGGCGCGGGCGACCGCTACACCATGGCGGGCAGCGCGCTCTCCATCCTGGCCAACCGCATCGGCAATGTCTTCGACCTGCGCGGCCCGGCCATGACGGTGGACACGGCCTGTTCCTCCGCGCTCGTCGCCCTGCACGAGGCCTGCGAGGCGCTGCGCCACGGGCGCATCCCGGCCGCGGTGGTGGGCGGCGTGAACATGCTGCTCTCGCCCTTCCCCTTCGGCGGCTTCTGGCGCGCGGGCATGCTCAGCGCGCGCGGCCGCTGCCAGGCCTTCGGCGCGGGGGCGGATGGCTATGTGCGGGCCGAGGGCGGGGTGGTGCTGGTACTCAAGCCGCTGGCCGCCGCGCTCGCCGATGGCGATCTCGTGCGCGGCGTCATTCTCGCCAGCGGGGTGAACGGGGCGGGGCGCACCAATGGCATCTCCCTGCCCGATGCGGGGGCGCAGGCGGCCCTCATCGCCTCGGTGCTGCGGGCCGGGCGCGTGAAGCCGGCGGGGCTCGGCTATTTCGAGGCGCATGGCACCGGCACCCCGGCGGGCGACCCCATCGAGGCCGCGGCCATCGCCCAGGCCGTGCAGGGGCGGCGCACCGTGCTGCCCATCGGCTCGGTCAAGAGCAATATCGGCCACACCGAGGCGGCGGCGGGGCTGGTGGGCCTGCTGAAGGCGCTGGTGGTGCTGGAGACGGGGCGCATCCCCGCCACGCTGCATTGCGAGACGCCCAACCCCAACATCCCCTTCGACCGGCTGGGTCTGATTCCGGCCACGCGGCCCATGCCCTTCGCGGGCGGGGCGGTGGCGGTGAATTCCTTCGGCTTCGGCGGCACCAATGCCTGCGCCCTGCTGGGCGAAGCACCCCCGCCCCCTGTGGCACGCGCCGATGCCGGGGAGGCGCCGCCGCTCATCCTCTCGGCGCAAAGCCACACCGCGCTGCGCCGGCTGGCGGGCGACTGGGCGGCACTGCTGGCCAAGGTCCCGCCCGACCGCGCCGCCGCCCTGGCACGCGGCCAAGCCCGGCACCGCGCCCTGCGCGCCCATCGCCTCGTGCTGCGCGGCCCGCGCCCGGCCCGCGCCCTTTCCGGCTTCGCGCGCGGCGAGGAGGTTCCGGGCCTCGCCACCGGCAAGGCCGGGCATGGGGTCGGTGTGGGCTTCCTCTTCACCGGCAATGGCGCGGCCTGGGCCCGCATGGGCGCGGCCGAGATGCGCGGCAGCGCCCCCTTCCGCGCCGCCGTGGAACGCGCCGATGCCGCGCTGGCGCCGCATCTCGGCTGGTCCGTCGCCGCCATGCTGGAGCGCGGCGTGACGAAGGCGGAACTCGCCCGCACCGCCATCGCCCAGCCGCTGCTGTTCACCATCCAGCACGCCATCGTCGCGGCGCTGGCGGCGGAGGGCATCACCCCCGCCTTCTGCATCGGCCATTCGGTGGGCGAGGTGGCGGCGGCCGAGGCGGCCGGCCTGCTCTCGCTGCGCCAGGCCGCGCGCCTCATCGCCGCGCGCAGCCGCCACCAGGAGGCACGGCGCGGCGTGGGCCGCATGGCCGTGCTGGGCGCCTCGCCCGAGGACGCGCTGCCCGTGCTGGCCGAATGTTCCGCCGGCGAGGACTGGCCCATCGAGATCGCGGCGGTGAACACGCCCGCCTCGCTGACCGTGGCGGGGCCGGAACCCGCCTTGGCGCGGCTGGCCGAAGCCGCCGCCGCGCGCCGCTGGGCCTGGCTGGCGCTCGACCTCGACTACGCCTTCCATTCGGCGGCCATGGACCCGGTGCGCGCCGGGCTGCTGCGGGATTTGCGCGGGCTGCGCGGGCGGGAGGGGGGCGTGCCCCTCATCTCCACCGTGACCGGCCAGGCGCTGGACCCCGCCGAATGCGACGCCGCCTATTGGTGGCGCAACCTGCGCGAGCCGGTGCGCTTCGCCGATGCCATGGCCACGGGGTTGGCCCGCAACCCCGCCCTGCTGGTCGAGATCGGGCCGCGGCCGTTGTTGCAGGGCTATCTCCGCACCCTGCTGCGCGCGGCGGGGCGCGAGGTGCCCGGCATGGCCACGCTGCGCCCGCACCGCGCCCGGCAGGCAAACCCCTTCCCGGCCCTGGCCGACGCCGCCACGGCCCAGGGGGCCGATCCGCGCGCCAGCCGCGCCTTCCAGGGCCCCGCGGAATTCCGCGCCCTGCCCGCCCTGCCGCTGGAGCCCCAGCCGCACTGGCTGCCGCGCAGCGTCGAGACCCGCCCCCTGCTGCACACCCCGCCCGAGGGCGGGCTGCTCGGCTACCGCCATGGCGAGGCGGGGGAGGAATGGCGCAACACCCTCGACACCTCCGGCGCCCCCTGGCTCGCGGACCATGCGCTGGGGCATCAGCCCATCATGCCCGCCGCCGCCATGGTGGAGATGGCGCTGGAGGCGGGTTTCCTGCGCCACGCCGCCACCCCCTGGCTGGAGGTGACGGATTTCACCATCCTCCGCCCCCTGCCGCTGGTGCCCGACGCGCTGCGGGAGCTGCGCACGCGGCTCGACGAGGAAGGCAACTTCCGCCTGAAATCCCGCCGCCGCCTGGGCACCGAGGCCTGGGCGCTGCACGCCACCGCCCGCCTTTCCGCCCTGCCGCCCCCGCCCGAACCCGAAGGCCCCACCGAAGCTGTTGGCGAATGGCAGGACGGCGCGGCGCTGACCCAGGCGGCCGCGCGGCTCGGCCTCGACTACGGCCCGGCCTTCCGCCCCGTCACCCGCTTCGCCACCTGCCGCGAGACGGGCCAGGTGCGGCTGGAGCTGGACCTGCCCGCCACCGCCCCGCCGGACGACGCCTTCCACCTGCACCCGGTGCGGCTGGACGGCGCGCTGCAAGGGCTGCTCGGCCTGCTGGGCGGCGCGGAGGAGGGCCCGGCGCGCGACGGCTTCCTGCCCGTGCGCTTCGGCCGGGTGCTGGCGCGCCGCGAGGGGGGCGTGGCCGTGGCGGCGGAGATCGCCATCACCGCCCCCGGCGAACGGGGCGTGGCCGCCCGCATCACGCTCCGCGACGCGCTGGGCCGCGCCGTGGCCCGGCTGGAGGAAGCCACCTTCCAGCGCGTGCCGCTCGGCGAACGCGCCGCGGCACCGCCCGTCTTCCACGGCGAATGGGTGCCCGCGGCGGTGCCGCTGGGCTGGCCCGAACCGGCCCCCGCGCTGGACCCCGCCGCGCTCGACCCGCCGCCCGCCGGCGCCCCGCTGGAGGAGGCCGCGCTGCTGCTCTCCGCCCATGCGGCGGCGGCGGCGCAGGAGGCCGGGCTCGCCACCGCCGAGGGCCCGCTGGCCCTGGCGCTCCGCGCCCATCTGGGGCCGGCCGCGCAGGAACTGCCCGCCGCCCATGCCATCTGGCAGCAGGTGATGCTGGACGCGCCCGCCCTCGCCCAGGAACTCGCCACCCTGGCCGAGGCGGCCGAGGCCCTGCCCGCCGCGCTGCTGGGCCTGCCCATGCCGCCCGCGCGGCTCTCGCCCGATGCGGAGAGCCTGCGCCTGCTGGGTGCCGCCCTGGCCCATGGCGCGGCCCGGCTGCTGGAGGGCTGGCCCGCCGACCGGCCCTGCCGCGTGCTGCTGGCCGGCGCCACGGAAGGCCCGCTGCTGCCCGCGCTGCGCGCCGCCCTGCCGCCCGCCGCGCGCCTCATCGCCACCCACCTGCCCGGCCAGCGCCCGCCGCCCGTGCCGCCGGGGGTGGAACTGGCGGAATGGGACCCCGCCGGCCCCGACGCCCCGCCCGCCGAGGCGGAGCTGGTGCTGGCCCTCGCCCTCTCGCCCCGCCGCGCGGGCGGCCAGGCCCTGGCCGAGGGGCTGCGCCGCGCCGCCGCGCCCGGTGGCGCCCTGCTGCTGGCCGAACCCCTGCCCGCCCTGTTCTGGGACATGACCGAGGGGCTGGCCGCCGAATGGTGGACCACGCGCCGCCTGCTGGACGCGGCGGGCTGGAACGCCGCCCTGTTGGGTGGCGGCTGGGACCGGCCGCGCGTGCTGCCCCTGCCGCCCTTGCCTTGGCCCGCCGCGCTGGTGGCCGCCGCCATGCCGGAAAGCGGCCAATTGCTGCCCGCCGCCATGGGCCGGCATTTCGCCCTCTGGAACGGCCCGGCGAAGCAGGAATGGGCCCATGCCCTGGCCGAGGCGCTGGCCGCCGCCGGCGCCCGCGTCTCCCGCCTGCCCGACCACCCCGCCCCCGCCGCGCTGCGTGGCGCCACCCTGCTGGCCTGGCCCGAGCCCGGGCCGGAAGGGCTGGCCGCCGTCGCGCAGCTCGCCGCCACGGCCGAGGGCGCGGCGGAGGGGCTGCACCTCATCACCCGTGGCGCCACCACCCGCCCGGGTGCCGCGGGGCTGCTGGCGCTGGGCCGCGTCCTGGCCAATGAGATGACGGGGCTGCGCCCGCGCCGGCATGACCTGGATTTGGGGCTGGACCCCCAAGCCGCCGCAAGGCGCCTCGCCGCCACCCTGCTCACGCCCCCCGACGCGGAGGCCGAGCAGCTTCTGACCCCGGCCGGGCGCCTGGTGCCGCGCGTGGCCGCCGGGGTGCCCGCCCCGCCGCCGCCGCCCGGCCCGCTTCGCCTTGGGGTCGGCGTGCCGGGGCAGCTCGGCACGCTGGGCTGGCAACCGGCGCCGGATGTGACCGCCCACACCCTCGGCCCCGGCGAGGTGCGGCTTTCCGTGCAGGCGGTGGGCCTCAATTTCCGCGACGTGATGTGGGCGCAGGGGCTGCTGCCTGAGGACATCCTCCGCGCCGGTTTCGCCGGGCCGGGCCTGGGCATGGAACTGGCCGGCGTGGTCGAGGCTGTGGGGCCCGGCTGCGCCCTGGCGCCCGGCCAGGCCGTGCTGGGCGTGGCGCCCCGCGCGCTCGCCACCCGCGCCGTGACGCGGGAGGAGGCGCTGGTCCCCCGCCCCGGCTGGCTCTCGCCCGAGGAGGCGGCGGGGCTTCCCGTGGCCTTCCTCACCGCCGTGCATGCGCTGGAGGAACTCGGCCGCATCGGCCCCGGCGACCGCGTGCTGATCCATGGCGGGGCGGGCGCGGTGGGGTTGGCCGCGTTGCAGGTGGCACTCGCCGCCGGCGCCCGCGTGGCCGCCACCGCCGGCACCGAGGCCCGGCGCGCCCTGCTGCGCGCCGCCGGGGCGGAGGTGGCGCTGGACAGCCGCTCCGCCAGCTTCGCCGAGGAACTCCGCGCCCATTGGCCCGCGCCGCCCGGCGAGGGCTGCGTGGATCTCTGCCTGAACTCCCTCTCCGGCGAGGCGATGGAGCGCAGCCTCTCCCTCATGGCGCCCTTCGGCCGCTTCCTCGAACTGGGCAAGCGCGACTATGCGGAGGCGCGGCGCGCGCCCCTGCGGCCGCTGCGCCGCAATGTCAGCTATTTCGCGGTGGATGTGGACGAGCTGGCCCGCGCCCGCCCCGCTTTGGCCCGCCGCCACCTGGAAAGCCTCATGCGCCGGCTGGAGGAGGGGGTCTTCCGCCCCCTGCCCGTGCGTGTCCACGCCGCCGCGACGGTGGAGGACGCCTTCCGCCGCCTCCAGGCGGGCGGGCATGTGGGCAAGCTCGTCATCCGCCCGCCGGAGGAAGCCATCGAGGCCAGCGCCCACCCCGCCTGGACGCCCCTCCAGGCCCGATGGGGCGATGGCTGGGTGGTGGTGGTCGGCGGCACCACGGGCTTCGGGCTGGAGGCGGCGCGCTGGCTGGCCGGGCAGGGCGCGCGGCGCCTCGCCCTGCTCTCGCGCCGGGGCGCGGCGGCGCCGGGTGCGGTGGAGGCGGCCGCGAGCCTCGGCCCCATGACCCGCCTGCTCGCCTGCGACGCCACCGATGCCGCGGCGCTTTCCGCCGCGCTCGACACGCTGCGCGCCGAGGCGCCCATCACGGGCGTGGTCCATGCCGCCGCCGTGCTGTCGGACGGCGTGGCCGCGCGACTCGACATCCGCGCCGCCCGCGCGGTGTGGGACGCCAAGGTGACGGCGGCCGAACACCTCGACCGGCTGACCGAACCCGATGCCCCCGGCCTCTTCCTGCTGTTCTCCTCGGCCACCGTGCCCATCGGCAGCCCGGGCCAGGCGGCCTATGTCGCGGCCAATGCGGGCATGGAGGCGCTGGCCCGCCGCCGCCGCGCCCAGGGCCGCCCGGCGCTGGCCGTGCAATGGGGCCCGATCTCCGATGCCGGGATGCTGGCCGGCCAGGAGGCGCGCGCCGAGGGCCTGGCCCGCCGCCTGGGCGCCGTGGCGCTGACCGCGCGCGAGGCGCTGGACCGCCTGCCGGCCTTGCTCGCCTCCGGGGTCGCGGTGGCGGGCGTGGCGCGGCTCGACTGGCCCGCCGCGCGCCGCAGCCTGGCTTTGCTGGCCGAACCGCCCTTCCTGGCCCTGGCCGGGCAGGTGGGGGCGGAAGGCGAGGCGGAGGAGATCTCACTCCCCGCGCTGCGCGCCATGGCGGAAGATGCCGCACGGGAGGCGATCCAGCGTATGGTGGGCGTCGAAATCGGACGGATCCTGCGCTTGCCCGCCCACAGCATCGCGCTCGACGCGCCGCTCGCCGGCCTCGGCCTCGACAGCCTGGGCGGGCTGGAACTGCGGACGGCGTTGGAACGGCGTTTCTCGGTGTCATTGCCCCTCCAGGGCGTGGGCGAGGGGCTGACGGTGCAGAGGGTGGCCCAATTGCTGCTGGAGGGATTGAAGCCCGGCCGCGAGGCGGCGGAATGA
- a CDS encoding aminotransferase class I/II-fold pyridoxal phosphate-dependent enzyme — MSGGPPRRRGLSPQERAALLGRMNAPSAAPASTSARDFSTLPASREVAAVRNLSRQTGISSPYFHSHEGIAGAHTRIAGREMINFSSYNYLGLNGDARIHAAATAAIARYGVSASASRYVSGERPVHAALEAALARHHGVEDAVAMVSGHATNVTTIGHLVGPSDLILHDALIHNSAAEGMRLSGARRMAFPHNDAAAAGAVLAAERGRHNRALILIEGHYSMDGTVPELAAFVALARKHDAWLMVDEAHSLGVLGPTGRGIAEAQGVDPREVDIWMGTLSKALASTGGYIAGSHALVDMLRHTAPGFVYSVGLPPPLAAAAEAALGLIAAEPWRVTKLQANARRFRDQARAAGFDAGQSTGFGIVPIVLGDSYTAMRVADRLVAAGINVQPICFPVVPEGQARLRFFLSSEHSEADLDRTIEALRAAAREAA, encoded by the coding sequence ATGAGCGGCGGCCCCCCGCGTCGCCGCGGCCTTTCCCCGCAGGAGCGCGCGGCGCTGCTGGGGCGCATGAACGCGCCCAGCGCCGCGCCCGCCAGCACCAGCGCACGCGACTTCTCGACGCTGCCCGCTTCGCGCGAGGTGGCGGCGGTGCGCAACCTCTCGCGCCAGACCGGCATCAGCAGCCCCTATTTCCACAGCCATGAGGGCATCGCGGGCGCGCATACGCGCATCGCGGGGCGGGAGATGATCAACTTCTCCTCCTACAACTACCTCGGGCTGAACGGGGACGCGCGCATCCATGCGGCGGCGACCGCGGCCATCGCGCGCTATGGCGTCTCGGCCTCGGCCTCGCGCTATGTCTCGGGCGAGCGGCCGGTGCATGCGGCGCTGGAGGCCGCGCTGGCCCGGCACCATGGGGTGGAGGATGCGGTGGCGATGGTCTCGGGCCATGCCACCAATGTGACCACCATCGGCCACCTGGTGGGCCCCTCCGACCTGATCCTGCATGACGCGCTGATCCACAACAGCGCGGCCGAGGGCATGCGGCTGTCCGGCGCGCGGCGCATGGCCTTCCCGCACAATGACGCGGCCGCCGCCGGGGCGGTGCTGGCGGCGGAGCGCGGGCGGCACAACCGCGCGCTGATCCTCATCGAGGGCCATTACTCCATGGACGGCACGGTGCCGGAGCTGGCGGCCTTCGTGGCCCTGGCCCGCAAGCATGACGCCTGGCTGATGGTGGATGAGGCGCATTCGCTGGGCGTGCTGGGCCCGACGGGCCGCGGCATCGCCGAGGCGCAGGGCGTGGACCCGCGCGAGGTGGACATCTGGATGGGCACGCTGTCCAAGGCGCTGGCCTCCACCGGCGGCTACATCGCGGGCAGCCACGCGCTGGTGGACATGCTGCGCCACACGGCGCCGGGCTTCGTCTATTCCGTGGGCCTGCCGCCCCCGCTGGCCGCGGCGGCCGAGGCGGCGCTGGGCCTCATCGCGGCCGAGCCCTGGCGGGTGACGAAATTGCAGGCCAATGCGCGCCGCTTCCGCGACCAGGCGCGCGCGGCGGGCTTCGACGCCGGGCAATCCACGGGCTTCGGCATCGTGCCCATCGTGCTGGGGGATTCCTATACGGCCATGCGCGTGGCGGACCGGTTGGTGGCCGCGGGCATCAATGTGCAGCCCATCTGCTTCCCCGTGGTGCCGGAGGGGCAGGCAAGGCTGCGCTTCTTCCTCTCCTCCGAGCACAGCGAGGCCGATCTCGACCGCACCATCGAGGCGCTGCGCGCCGCCGCCCGGGAGGCGGCGTGA
- a CDS encoding formyltransferase family protein, with amino-acid sequence MFTLEGAASAEATLRFAESLGPRLVLVGHSSPFRATSATWRALRRGGLGLLPYLMVNHALPMLGGALRKPPRLSALCAARGIPALRLGAPEAMRAALSAAGAELLVCYHLDRILDAETLALPPRGAINVHPSLLPRHRGPIPTFHGLAEGATGVSIHQMAPRIDAGGVWAQQAVPLPPGTSASAAARALHLAALPLLEEVLARIAAGEAPPAPPETLPYRGWPTPAARRAAGVKLLGKGDVAAAWRAPAGGWA; translated from the coding sequence TTGTTCACCCTGGAGGGCGCCGCCAGCGCGGAGGCCACGTTGCGTTTCGCCGAAAGCCTGGGGCCGCGCCTCGTGCTGGTGGGGCACTCCTCCCCCTTCCGCGCCACAAGCGCGACCTGGCGCGCGCTGCGGCGGGGCGGCCTGGGGCTGCTGCCCTATCTCATGGTCAACCATGCCCTGCCCATGCTGGGCGGGGCCTTGCGAAAGCCCCCCCGCCTTTCCGCCCTCTGCGCCGCGCGCGGCATCCCCGCGCTGCGCCTGGGCGCGCCCGAGGCGATGCGGGCGGCGCTCAGCGCCGCGGGGGCGGAGCTGCTGGTCTGCTACCACCTGGACCGCATCCTGGACGCCGAGACGCTGGCCCTGCCGCCGCGCGGGGCGATCAACGTGCATCCCTCGCTGCTGCCGCGCCACCGCGGGCCCATCCCCACCTTCCACGGCCTGGCCGAAGGCGCCACGGGCGTCAGCATCCACCAGATGGCGCCGCGCATTGATGCGGGCGGCGTCTGGGCGCAGCAGGCGGTGCCCCTGCCGCCCGGCACCAGCGCCAGCGCCGCCGCCCGCGCCCTGCACCTGGCCGCCCTGCCGCTGCTGGAAGAGGTGCTGGCGCGCATCGCGGCCGGCGAGGCCCCGCCCGCGCCGCCCGAGACGCTGCCCTATCGCGGCTGGCCCACCCCCGCCGCCCGGCGCGCGGCGGGCGTGAAGCTGCTGGGGAAGGGTGACGTGGCGGCCGCCTGGCGTGCGCCCGCGGGGGGCTGGGCGTGA
- a CDS encoding capsule biosynthesis protein, whose amino-acid sequence MKRFLFLQGPISPFFDRLAAELRARGHATHRINLCLGDKLFWRGPGAVDFTGRLADWPRFISEFLDREAITDLVLLGEQRVYHRIAIGAAQARSIPVAATDYGYLRPDRIILERDGHNAMSHFPREPAEILRLAEASPPLASPTPFRDSFARQARWDWAFHMANMLPWPFRHFETHLLNSPIPIYLGTGVRLALRPLARRLGQRLLDRLPAEAPLFVFAMQMEMDFSLRAYSPFPDQDTPMRETVASFAAHAPPQAHLAFKVHPLDPGLKWWSRRVMRMARAAGVAGRVHFVDGVPIGALLARSAGVITVNSTAGMNALEAGKPLLALGEAVYRVPGLTHESGRDRFWTAPEAPDCALFQAFRRAISHHLHVVGGYYDDEALRHAIQGTADRLEAGLPLLGA is encoded by the coding sequence GTGAAGCGCTTCCTTTTCCTGCAAGGCCCCATCAGCCCCTTCTTCGACCGGCTGGCGGCGGAGCTGCGCGCGCGCGGCCACGCCACCCACCGCATCAACCTCTGCCTGGGCGACAAGCTGTTCTGGCGCGGGCCGGGGGCCGTGGACTTCACCGGACGGCTGGCCGACTGGCCGCGCTTCATCAGCGAATTCCTGGACCGCGAGGCCATCACCGACCTGGTGCTGCTGGGCGAGCAGCGCGTCTATCACCGCATCGCCATCGGAGCGGCGCAGGCGCGCTCCATCCCGGTCGCGGCCACCGACTACGGCTATCTCCGGCCGGACCGCATCATCCTGGAGCGGGACGGGCACAACGCCATGTCCCACTTCCCGCGCGAGCCGGCGGAGATCCTGCGCCTGGCGGAGGCCTCGCCGCCGCTCGCCTCCCCCACGCCCTTCCGTGACAGCTTCGCGCGGCAGGCCCGCTGGGACTGGGCCTTCCACATGGCCAACATGCTGCCCTGGCCCTTCCGGCATTTCGAGACGCATCTGCTGAACTCGCCCATCCCGATCTATCTGGGGACCGGGGTGCGGCTGGCGCTGCGGCCCCTCGCGCGGCGGCTCGGCCAGCGCCTGCTGGACCGGCTGCCGGCGGAGGCGCCGCTCTTCGTCTTCGCCATGCAGATGGAGATGGATTTCTCGCTCCGCGCCTATTCGCCCTTTCCCGACCAGGACACGCCCATGCGCGAGACGGTGGCGAGCTTCGCCGCCCATGCGCCGCCGCAGGCCCACCTGGCCTTCAAGGTCCATCCGCTCGACCCCGGGCTGAAGTGGTGGTCGCGGCGGGTGATGCGCATGGCGCGCGCGGCCGGTGTGGCGGGGCGGGTGCACTTCGTGGATGGCGTGCCGATCGGCGCCCTGCTGGCACGATCGGCGGGGGTGATCACGGTGAACAGCACCGCCGGCATGAACGCGCTGGAGGCCGGCAAACCCCTGCTGGCACTGGGCGAGGCGGTGTACCGCGTGCCGGGACTGACCCATGAATCGGGCCGGGACCGCTTCTGGACCGCCCCCGAAGCGCCCGACTGCGCCTTGTTCCAGGCCTTCCGCCGCGCCATCAGCCATCATCTGCATGTGGTCGGCGGATATTACGATGACGAGGCGCTGCGCCACGCCATCCAGGGCACGGCCGACCGGCTGGAGGCGGGGCTGCCGCTGCTGGGGGCGTGA
- a CDS encoding SufE family protein — MSTAEEVIAELEEGFALFDDWEDRYRYLMELGRELEPLAPEEMVEANRVSGCQSRVWLTTRAEGGRLRLRAASDAAFVQGILALLLRVYDGRSPAEIMETGPEFLGRLGLDEALSMSRRNGAAAVVGRIQAAAQRMGAEAAG, encoded by the coding sequence ATGAGCACAGCGGAGGAGGTCATCGCCGAACTCGAGGAAGGCTTCGCCCTCTTCGACGACTGGGAGGACCGCTACCGCTACCTCATGGAACTGGGCCGCGAGCTGGAACCGCTGGCGCCCGAGGAGATGGTGGAGGCCAACCGCGTCTCCGGCTGCCAGTCCCGCGTGTGGCTGACCACGCGCGCGGAGGGCGGCCGGCTGCGGCTGCGCGCCGCCAGCGATGCCGCCTTCGTGCAGGGCATCCTGGCGCTGTTGCTGCGCGTCTATGACGGCCGCAGCCCCGCCGAGATCATGGAAACGGGGCCGGAATTCCTGGGCCGCCTCGGCCTCGACGAGGCGCTGAGCATGTCGCGCCGCAACGGGGCGGCCGCGGTGGTCGGGCGCATCCAGGCCGCGGCGCAGCGCATGGGGGCCGAGGCCGCGGGCTGA